In the Harmonia axyridis chromosome 3, icHarAxyr1.1, whole genome shotgun sequence genome, one interval contains:
- the LOC123674721 gene encoding ionotropic receptor 25a-like yields the protein MKFLLVLFYIASSYNAQDSQKIFVLYVNEKDNTIAEKGVEVALAYIKDNPKLGVEVDLTTILSNRTDAVELLDPLCKTYDDMVKASKPPHLVFDTTVTGLSSETVKSVTAALGLPTITASYGQDGDLVKWRKIDDDEKKYFIQINPPTDIIPQIIREIVERQNITNAAIMYDNNFVMGHKYKTLLQNIATRNIITAIDKNKLETQIQKLSKMEILNFFILGSLVTIKDVLTLASRNSLLVKTFAWHAITVDEGDITCDCSEGRVLFIKPVIDPMFEERIKQIKKTYQFDNAPLITTIFYFDLALQSFLTIKTMLQKGQWPESMNEYLTCDGFNGTNNPKRTDLDLLTAFRKENTESPTYGPFAVISNGKSSIQFLMEIFLTSFSRNMVESSVSIGTWDASFGSNLTLSKPEMMDNFTSAQIYRVVVVEQKPFIFKDPRHPKGYNGYCIDMMEMIAQNLGFDYVVHIASGNTFGQMDDQGKWNGMVKDIMEKKADIGLGSISIMAERESVIDFTVPYYDLVGYSIMMKSSYVPPSLFKFLSVLEDEVWICILAAYFITSVLLWIFDRYSPYSYQNNIEKYKDDEEKRVFSLRESLWFCMTSLTPQGGGEAPKNLSGRLVAATWWLFGFIIIASYTANLAAFLTVSRLETPIESLDDLSKQYKVNYAPVNGSATMIYFKRMAAIEEKFYEIWKDMSLNDSLSEIERSKLAVWDYPVSDRYTKIWQAMQETGFPSSIEEAIGKVRLSKSATDGFAFIGDATDIKYYQLITCDLVSVGEEFSKKPYALALQQGSPLKEKLNTAILELVNQRKLEELRLKWWDHNPEAKKCPLPEDPSDGISVANIGGVFIVILVGIGLAIVILCIEYFFYSKQKQDKVELVRGIPSSSRSPLEIFDGNQMTLRNRARMPNAGFNKMYPPEK from the exons atgaaatttttattggtaTTGTTTTACATTGCTTCCTCTTACAACGCACAGGATtctcaaaaaatatttgttt taTATGTGAACGAGAAGGATAATACAATAGCCGAAAAAGGAGTGGAAGTAGCCCTTGCTTATATAAAAGATAACCCTAAACTAGGAGTGGAGGTGGATTTGACCACAATTTTGAGTAATCGGACTGATGCAGTTGAACTATTGGATCCTT tgtGCAAAACTTATGACGATATGGTGAAAGCCTCTAAACCACCTCACTTGGTATTTGATACAACGGTTACAGGCCTATCTTCAGAGACGGTCAAATCAGTTACTGCAGCTCTTGGCTTGCCAACGATTACTGCCTCTTATGGTCAAGATGGGGATCTTGTTAAATGGCGAAAAATAGACGACgacgagaaaaaatatttcattcaaataaatcccCCTACAGATATAATTCCTCAAATAATACGAGAGATAGTTGAAAGGCAAAATATAACGAACGCTGCAATAATGTACGATAATAATTTTG tgATGGGACACAAATATAAAACTTTGCTACAAAACATTGCTACTCGTAATATAATAACTGCCATTGACAAGAATAAACTGGAAACTCAAATACAGAAGCTGTCAAAAATGGAAATTCTAAATTTCTTTATACTTGGTAGTTTGGTTACGATCAAGGATGTTCTTACCTTGGCTTCGAGAAATTCTCTCTTGGTGAAAACTTTCGCTTGGCATGCAATAACAGTAGATGAGGGTGATATTACTTGTGACTGCTCAGAAGGAAGAGTTCTATTTATCAAACCAGTCATAGATCCTATGTTCGAAGAACGTATTAAACAGATCAAAAAAACATATCAGTTCGATAATGCCCCTTTGATAACAACAATATTCTACTTCGACTTGGCTTTGCAATCGTTCCTCACCATTAA GACAATGCTACAAAAAGGACAATGGCCTGAGAGTATGAATGAGTATTTGACATGTGATGGTTTTAATGGCACCAATAATCCGAAACGTACAGATTTAGATTTATTAACTGCCTTCAGAAAG GAAAACACCGAGAGTCCAACCTATGGACCATTTGCAGTTATCTCAAATGGAAAAAGTTCGATACAGTTCTTGATGGAGATATTCCTTACCAGTTTCAGCCGGAATATGGTAGAGAGCTCTGTATCTATTGGAACATGGGATGCTAGCTTCGGTAGTAATTTAACTCTGTCAAAACCTGAGATGATGGACAATTTCACATCTGCACAAATATATAGAGTAGTTGTAGTTGAA CAAAAACCCTTTATTTTCAAAGATCCAAGACATCCTAAGGGATACAATGGTTATTGCATTGATATGATGGAAATGATAGCACAGAATCTTGGTTTCGATTATGTTGTACATATAGCGTCTGGTAATACATTTGGTCAAATGGATGATCAAGGGAAATGGAATGGCATGGTTAAGgatataatggagaaaaaagCTGACATTGGTTTGGGCTCAATTTCTATAATGGCTGAGAGAGAAAGTGTTATTGACTTTACTGTACCTTACTACGATCTTGTAGGATATTCTATTATGATGAAATCCTCTTATGTTCCTCCTTCACTCTTCAAATTTTTAAGTGTGCTGGAAGATGAAGTTTGGATTTGTATTTTGGCCGCTTATTTTATAACAAG TGTTCTATTATGGATATTCGATAGATATAGTCCTTACAGTTATCAGAATAACATAGAGAAATATAAGGATGATGAGGAGAAAAGGGTTTTCAGTCTGAGGGAGAGTTTATGGTTTTGTATGACATCCTTAACTCCACAAGGGGGTGGAGAAGCTCCCAAGAATTTATCTGGTCGTTTGGTAGCAGCCACCTGGTGGCTCTTTGGCTTTATAATAATAGCCTCATACACTGCAAACTTGGCTGCATTCTTGACAGTATCTAGGTTGGAAACACCTATCGAATCTTTGGACGATCTTTCCAAACAATACAAGGTGAACTATGCACCAGTAAATGGATCAGCAActatgatttatttcaaaaggATGGCCgccattgaggagaaattttaTGA GATATGGAAAGATATGAGCTTGAACGATAGTCTGAGTGAGATCGAGAGGTCAAAATTGGCAGTATGGGATTATCCTGTGAGCGATAGATATACCAAAATTTGGCAGGCGATGCAAGAAACTGGATTTCCGTCTTCAATCGAAGAAGCTATTGGTAAGGTGAGGCTGTCAAAGTCTGCAACAGATGGTTTCGCTTTCATCGGGGATGCTACtgatataaaatattatcaattaaTCACATGTGATTTGGTTTCTGTTGGTGAGGAATTTTCGAAGAAACCTTATGCTCTAGCATTGCAACAAGGCTCGCCTTTGAAAGAGAAATTGAACACAGC AATATTGGAATTGGTAAACCAACGAAAACTCGAAGAGCTTCGTTTGAAATGGTGGGATCACAACCCTGAAGCCAAAAAGTGTCCATTACCAGAAGATCCTTCAGATGGAATTAGTGTTGCCAATATCGGTGGAGTCTTCATTGTGATTTTGGTTGGCATAGGTTTAGCAATAGTTATTTTATGTATAGAATATTTCTTTTATAGTAAACAAAAACAAGATAAAGTAGAGTTAGTAAGAGGAATACCTAGTTCTTCTAGGTCACCTTTGGAAATCTTTGATGGGAATCAAATGACCTTGAGAAATAGGGCTAGGATGCCAAATGCTGGATTTAATAAAATGTATCCACctgaaaaataa